In Fibrobacter sp., a genomic segment contains:
- the folP gene encoding dihydropteroate synthase — protein MLKSVLEKSRALPWTIGNRVFPCATPLVMGIVNVTPDSFFDGGTHATPDAAYEHAVGLLQQGADILDIGGESSRPGSTPVSEQEEMDRVCPVVESLAQLQDISEDLGNPGHREFLISVDTTKAKVAEQCMRLGAHIINDISACTMDPDMPSVVAKTGASVVLNHMRGNFGTMQADFKPYENVVQEVRQELLAQAKKLLDLGVKREKICLDPGIGFGKTVQDNIDLMKSLECFLDDGFPVLIGTSRKSYIGKMPGLEHSDRLTPTITAGIIATLGGVSCIRVHDVKETKESLLYLEALKSDGPV, from the coding sequence ATGCTGAAATCCGTCCTGGAAAAAAGCCGTGCACTTCCCTGGACCATCGGGAACAGGGTTTTCCCCTGCGCCACCCCTCTGGTCATGGGAATCGTGAACGTGACGCCGGACAGTTTTTTTGACGGCGGGACTCACGCCACTCCGGACGCCGCCTACGAGCATGCCGTTGGCCTGCTGCAGCAGGGGGCAGACATTCTTGACATCGGCGGCGAAAGCAGCCGCCCGGGGAGCACCCCTGTCAGCGAACAAGAAGAAATGGACCGGGTATGCCCTGTGGTAGAAAGCCTTGCTCAGCTGCAGGATATTTCCGAAGACCTGGGAAACCCCGGACACCGGGAGTTCCTCATTTCTGTAGATACCACCAAGGCGAAGGTCGCCGAGCAGTGCATGCGCCTGGGCGCCCACATTATAAACGACATCAGCGCCTGCACCATGGATCCCGATATGCCATCGGTAGTCGCAAAGACCGGAGCCTCTGTGGTGCTGAACCACATGCGGGGGAATTTCGGCACCATGCAGGCGGACTTCAAGCCCTACGAAAACGTGGTGCAAGAGGTCCGGCAAGAACTGCTTGCCCAGGCAAAAAAGCTTTTGGACCTGGGCGTCAAACGCGAAAAGATTTGCCTGGACCCTGGGATTGGCTTTGGAAAGACCGTCCAGGACAATATCGACCTGATGAAATCCCTGGAATGCTTTCTGGACGACGGTTTCCCGGTGCTTATCGGCACATCCCGCAAGTCCTATATCGGTAAAATGCCCGGTCTCGAGCACAGCGACCGACTAACCCCCACCATCACCGCAGGCATTATTGCTACCTTGGGTGGAGTAAGCTGTATCCGTGTACACGACGTGAAAGAAACGAAGGAATCCCTGCTCTACCTGGAGGCTCTAAAGTCCGATGGTCCTGTTTAA
- the cdaA gene encoding diadenylate cyclase CdaA, whose protein sequence is MVLFKLFDIIDVRMADILDILIMSIILYYVFQLFRGTRAVQMIIGGMFLVVAWFLAQWWELHTLLWLLTNLATLGIIAIVILFQPEIRSALTRIGQTVSRASWQSIFFHASGLDDVTKSITTAVQDLAKNHFGALIVLEKRVGLRNYEETGEILNARISSRLLRSLFFPNSALHDGAVLLNSKCIVAAGCILPMPTANAGGDTGYGMRHRAAHALASECDALVIVVSEETGYISIAYRSSLRRNLSIKELETEIKRHWGELFKDERVEEKEGSGV, encoded by the coding sequence ATGGTCCTGTTTAAGCTTTTTGACATCATCGATGTCCGCATGGCGGATATTCTGGACATTCTCATCATGTCCATTATCCTGTACTATGTGTTCCAGCTGTTCCGCGGGACACGTGCCGTCCAGATGATCATCGGCGGCATGTTCCTGGTGGTGGCCTGGTTCCTTGCCCAGTGGTGGGAACTCCACACCCTTCTCTGGCTTTTGACCAATCTTGCCACCCTGGGCATTATCGCCATCGTGATTCTTTTCCAGCCCGAAATCCGCAGTGCCCTGACCCGAATTGGCCAGACCGTCAGCCGGGCCAGCTGGCAATCCATCTTTTTTCACGCCAGCGGACTTGACGATGTGACCAAGTCCATCACTACTGCCGTACAGGACCTGGCCAAGAACCATTTCGGTGCCCTGATCGTCCTTGAAAAGCGCGTGGGCCTGCGTAACTACGAAGAGACCGGTGAAATCCTGAACGCCCGCATCAGTTCCCGCCTGCTCCGCTCCCTGTTTTTCCCCAATTCCGCCCTCCACGACGGTGCCGTGCTCTTGAACAGCAAGTGCATTGTGGCCGCGGGCTGTATCTTGCCCATGCCCACCGCAAACGCAGGCGGCGACACCGGCTACGGCATGCGTCACCGTGCTGCCCACGCCCTCGCCTCCGAATGCGACGCCCTGGTCATCGTGGTCTCCGAAGAAACGGGCTACATTTCCATCGCCTACCGTTCTAGCCTCCGCCGTAACCTGAGCATCAAGGAACTGGAAACCGAAATCAAGCGACACTGGGGCGAGCTGTTCAAGGACGAACGGGTCGAGGAGAAGGAAGGTAGTGGGGTCTGA
- a CDS encoding SUMF1/EgtB/PvdO family nonheme iron enzyme, producing MSENKNNEIEEKKKRKKKNIAILVLMFLLLLCLFIVQCHLDRIKQEALRRQQETELEARQRYILDSLRRAEQMRADSLAALEQARLADSLRIADSLRLADSLRIADSLAALNPKLNQDSLRHVRDSIRHVRDSLAALEKARNDSLKRIADSLAALDKARADSLEKKRIQDSIRAADQIPPNAEITPPAGRYYDPIKLKVKCDEIKCKTFVSIGDTLNPVEAGKAIDYNKTGSVYYYAEDSVGNKSPWEEAKYDMASDNICGKNAYPVPVGGKTVCVDAYEYPNTPDENPRDMVSQEQAASLCEQAGKHLCTIDEWQAACRGKDNTKYTYGNSYKQNKCNTNTKAAKRSGRKEQCRSWWGMYDMNGNLWEWTSTPSKEHSNMFYVAGGAWNTNNGSQCTEKKFSFYPQNQYPSVGFRCCK from the coding sequence ATGAGCGAAAACAAGAATAACGAGATTGAAGAAAAGAAAAAACGCAAAAAGAAGAACATCGCCATTCTGGTGCTGATGTTCCTTTTGCTTTTGTGCCTTTTTATTGTACAGTGCCACCTGGACCGCATCAAGCAAGAGGCCCTGCGCCGTCAGCAAGAGACCGAACTGGAGGCCCGCCAGCGCTACATTCTGGATAGTTTACGTCGGGCCGAACAGATGCGGGCCGACAGCCTTGCCGCCCTGGAACAGGCTCGCCTTGCCGACAGCTTGAGGATTGCCGACAGCCTTCGCCTAGCGGACAGCCTCCGCATAGCCGATTCTTTGGCGGCGCTGAACCCCAAGCTGAACCAGGACAGCCTCCGCCATGTGCGGGACAGCATCCGCCACGTGCGGGACAGCCTTGCCGCCCTGGAAAAGGCCCGTAACGACAGCCTCAAGCGCATTGCCGACAGCCTAGCCGCACTAGACAAGGCACGTGCCGATTCCCTGGAAAAGAAACGCATCCAGGACAGCATCCGTGCCGCAGACCAAATTCCGCCCAACGCCGAAATCACGCCTCCTGCGGGCCGCTACTACGACCCCATCAAGCTGAAAGTAAAGTGCGACGAAATCAAGTGCAAGACCTTCGTTTCTATCGGCGACACACTGAACCCGGTTGAAGCGGGCAAGGCCATCGATTACAACAAGACGGGTTCCGTGTACTACTACGCTGAAGATTCCGTTGGCAACAAGAGCCCCTGGGAAGAAGCCAAGTACGACATGGCCAGCGACAACATCTGCGGAAAGAACGCCTACCCCGTTCCCGTTGGCGGCAAGACCGTATGCGTCGATGCCTACGAATACCCCAACACCCCCGACGAAAACCCCAGGGACATGGTCTCCCAGGAACAGGCCGCAAGCCTCTGCGAGCAGGCGGGCAAGCACCTTTGCACCATCGACGAGTGGCAGGCCGCCTGCCGCGGCAAGGACAATACCAAGTACACCTACGGCAACTCCTACAAGCAGAACAAGTGCAACACCAACACCAAGGCCGCCAAGCGCAGCGGGCGCAAGGAACAGTGCCGCAGCTGGTGGGGCATGTACGACATGAACGGGAACCTGTGGGAGTGGACCTCTACCCCCAGCAAGGAACATTCCAACATGTTCTACGTGGCCGGTGGTGCCTGGAACACCAACAACGGAAGCCAGTGCACCGAAAAGAAGTTCAGCTTCTACCCCCAGAACCAATACCCCAGCGTAGGGTTCAGGTGCTGCAAATAA
- a CDS encoding redoxin domain-containing protein, whose protein sequence is MKLKFSIRFFALSLLLVCSASLAAPWLGLSFKKTTFENHLALDIKGVHPESGCFAVGVTSGDLLVGVNGKPLADMSQIQSAISGHKAGDKIRLEISRDGKKRTVMAALTERPDDISSLTGSAIGSKIAEFGKNFYKNGEKRKEKPKATLLDFWATWCGPCRKTLPVLANIYKKYGDKGLEVIGISNEGLSELNAFYNQVHASPYPLYRDATQDLWRRYGIHAVPTLMLLDKDGYIKGVWSGAPGEYALDQLVRETLEGK, encoded by the coding sequence ATGAAACTAAAATTTTCTATTCGATTTTTTGCTCTGTCTTTACTTCTGGTATGTTCGGCCTCTCTTGCCGCCCCCTGGCTGGGGCTTTCTTTCAAGAAGACTACCTTCGAAAACCATCTGGCCCTGGACATCAAGGGTGTGCATCCGGAATCGGGGTGCTTTGCGGTAGGTGTGACCTCTGGCGATTTGCTGGTGGGCGTAAACGGCAAGCCTCTGGCGGACATGTCCCAGATTCAGTCCGCCATTTCGGGCCACAAGGCGGGGGACAAGATCAGGCTGGAAATTTCCCGCGACGGAAAGAAAAGGACCGTGATGGCTGCCCTTACGGAACGCCCAGACGACATCAGCAGCCTGACAGGTTCTGCCATCGGGAGCAAGATTGCCGAGTTCGGAAAGAACTTCTACAAGAACGGCGAAAAGCGTAAAGAAAAGCCCAAGGCCACCCTTCTGGATTTTTGGGCCACCTGGTGCGGGCCTTGCCGCAAGACGCTCCCCGTGCTTGCCAACATCTACAAGAAGTACGGAGACAAGGGACTGGAAGTTATCGGGATTTCAAATGAGGGATTGAGCGAGTTGAATGCTTTTTACAACCAGGTCCACGCTTCGCCTTATCCGCTGTACCGGGACGCGACACAGGACCTGTGGCGTCGCTACGGAATACACGCTGTCCCGACCCTTATGCTTTTGGACAAGGACGGCTATATCAAGGGCGTGTGGAGCGGCGCACCCGGCGAGTACGCCCTGGACCAGCTAGTTAGAGAGACTCTGGAAGGAAAGTAA